The sequence GTGACGGTAACGGATCGGACAGGAACGATGGACCACCTCAAGGTTGTGGTGGTGTCTGAGTCGTTTCGCGGGAGGAACCTCCTCGACCGGCATCGGCTGATTTATCAAGCACTCGATATCCCCTTGAAGGACGGACGCATTCATGCGTTAGAACTCACGGCTAGAACAAAGGATGAAAGCTGATAGTTGCTGGCTAACAGCGACTAAGGAGACAGACCATGGCGGATCCAATCGAAGACGAAATCCAGAAGGAAGTCAAAGCTCACAAGATATTAATTTACGGCAAGGGCACCAAGCAGATGCCGATGTGCGGCTTCACACGCGAGACCATGCAGTTCTTCGATAAGTACGGGTACCCGTATGAAGTGATCGACGTCTTAACCCAGCCGGCCAAACGAGAAGCGCTCACGAAAATGACCAATTGGCCCACCCTGCCCAAAGTGTTTATCGACGGCACCTTCTATGGGGACACCGACATTCTGGATCCGATGGCGGCCAAGGGCGAGATTGAGCCGCTGCTGAAAAAAACGTTTGGAAAATGACAGTCGGTTGAAGAGATTAAGGAGGGCGTCTGTCAAACTCTCCTGCTCGTGGAACGCGCACGAACGGAATGTGCCCGTCCGACACGCACACTCGAGAGTTCAACAGACGCCTTCCTGCTGTTTGTCACGCTGGAGAGGATGGAAAAGAGCGGCTGTCATGCTTTT is a genomic window of Nitrospiraceae bacterium containing:
- a CDS encoding BolA family protein, giving the protein MITSEVLTEYVRRTMPDATVTVTDRTGTMDHLKVVVVSESFRGRNLLDRHRLIYQALDIPLKDGRIHALELTARTKDES
- a CDS encoding glutaredoxin domain-containing protein, with the translated sequence MADPIEDEIQKEVKAHKILIYGKGTKQMPMCGFTRETMQFFDKYGYPYEVIDVLTQPAKREALTKMTNWPTLPKVFIDGTFYGDTDILDPMAAKGEIEPLLKKTFGK